In Terriglobales bacterium, one genomic interval encodes:
- a CDS encoding polymer-forming cytoskeletal protein: MWKARPEEKPSGSAAPAPSTTNTPTSTTTPATTAATNAAGAGNTSASTARPALTPQRPAENFRAEVAHIGKSVLIKGELSGSEDLYLDGEVEGNVDLKQHSLTVGPHGRVRANIRAREVIVHGKVDGNIAGDEKVELKKSAVLTGDITTQRIMIEDGAYFKGAIDLQKEKEGKSHSAEHRREISLSASAG; the protein is encoded by the coding sequence ATGTGGAAAGCGCGTCCTGAAGAAAAGCCATCCGGCTCAGCGGCCCCGGCCCCGAGCACGACCAATACCCCAACTAGCACTACTACCCCAGCTACGACTGCTGCAACTAATGCTGCCGGCGCTGGCAATACATCTGCGTCTACTGCCCGTCCGGCTCTTACGCCACAACGTCCGGCTGAAAATTTCCGTGCCGAAGTCGCCCACATCGGCAAATCCGTGCTGATCAAAGGAGAACTTTCTGGCAGCGAAGATCTTTATCTCGATGGTGAAGTTGAAGGTAACGTTGACCTGAAGCAGCATAGTCTGACAGTCGGCCCGCATGGCCGTGTACGCGCCAACATTCGTGCTCGTGAGGTAATCGTGCACGGTAAAGTTGACGGGAACATAGCCGGGGACGAAAAGGTTGAGCTGAAAAAGTCGGCTGTCCTTACCGGGGATATCACTACTCAGCGCATCATGATCGAAGACGGCGCGTACTTCAAAGGGGCCATAGATCTTCAGAAAGAGAAAGAAGGAAAATCGCACTCCGCGGAGCACCGCCGCGAGATAAGCCTCAGCGCGTCGGCAGGATAA
- a CDS encoding class I SAM-dependent methyltransferase: MPQFFKLFRNSSTTAGAPPLASSQERVSRHSTGFQEFTKVIHAGEGLAVLDLGPTSPDNIHCITSLGHKIYNVDVLLASTDPALLRKTEDGAVTLDVEQFFAENLVFRGEQFDAVMLWSVADYLPEPLVKPLVERIHSVMRPGGMLLGFFHTKDAGPQAPYHRYHIAGPDTLELQQVPRFRLQRVFNNRHIENLFQNFKSLKFFLTRDHTREVLVVR; the protein is encoded by the coding sequence ATGCCGCAGTTTTTCAAGTTGTTTCGCAATTCTTCAACCACGGCTGGAGCGCCGCCGTTAGCGTCATCGCAAGAGCGCGTGTCGCGGCACTCCACCGGTTTTCAGGAATTCACCAAGGTCATACATGCGGGGGAAGGGCTCGCGGTCCTGGATCTGGGGCCGACCTCGCCCGACAATATCCACTGCATCACCTCGCTCGGACACAAAATCTATAACGTAGATGTACTGCTGGCTTCCACGGATCCTGCCCTGCTGCGCAAAACCGAGGATGGCGCCGTTACCTTGGATGTAGAACAGTTCTTTGCAGAGAATCTTGTCTTCCGGGGAGAGCAATTCGATGCTGTCATGCTCTGGAGTGTCGCCGACTATCTGCCCGAGCCTCTGGTGAAGCCTTTAGTTGAGCGTATCCACAGCGTAATGAGGCCGGGAGGAATGCTGTTGGGTTTCTTCCACACCAAAGACGCCGGTCCCCAGGCTCCTTATCATCGTTATCACATTGCTGGTCCCGATACCCTTGAGTTGCAGCAAGTGCCGCGCTTCCGCCTGCAGCGTGTCTTCAATAATCGGCACATCGAAAATCTTTTTCAGAACTTTAAGTCCCTGAAATTCTTCCTCACGCGCGACCATACTCGTGAAGTGCTGGTTGTGCGCTAA
- a CDS encoding FAD-binding protein, protein MREYDLVIVGGGLAGCAAAITLMRSVPQARVLVLERGFYPRHKVCGEFVSPEGCAALDKLLEADEVSLLVNQAPPIVQANIHVDGRTLSAPVRPPAASITRFDLDSALWKQAEKLGAECCEKCPVLKVQGDGPFEITIERANIHSAALINAAGRWSIFNRTKTRDRNGCHNIKWIGLKAHFAEATSSRSGVIDLYLFNGGYCGVQPVGLERVNACAMVRAEAATTLGEVFMLHPELYRDSQDWIPVMETVTTSPLYFRKPAPIEGKIINAGDAAGFIDPFVGDGMTLALHSGILAAQALTGFLKKEFNLRMAVEIYSHEYNARLLPAFQRARWLRKMISLPGVVRMPLARLIQMTGTTESLLKATRIAV, encoded by the coding sequence ATGCGTGAATACGATCTGGTAATCGTCGGCGGGGGGCTGGCAGGGTGCGCGGCCGCAATCACCCTTATGCGTTCTGTACCGCAAGCCCGGGTCCTGGTGTTGGAGCGCGGATTTTATCCCCGGCATAAAGTTTGCGGAGAATTCGTCTCACCCGAAGGCTGCGCCGCGCTCGATAAATTGCTGGAAGCGGACGAAGTTTCCCTGCTGGTGAATCAAGCCCCACCCATTGTTCAAGCCAATATTCATGTTGACGGCCGCACTCTCTCCGCACCCGTCCGGCCGCCGGCCGCCAGCATCACCCGCTTTGATTTAGATTCCGCACTATGGAAGCAAGCGGAGAAGTTGGGCGCTGAATGCTGCGAGAAGTGCCCGGTCCTTAAAGTGCAGGGAGACGGCCCATTTGAAATTACAATCGAGCGTGCCAACATTCACTCAGCCGCGCTTATCAATGCGGCCGGGAGATGGTCCATCTTCAACAGAACCAAAACCAGGGACCGGAACGGCTGTCATAACATCAAGTGGATTGGGCTGAAAGCCCATTTTGCAGAAGCTACCTCTTCCCGCTCGGGCGTGATTGATCTTTATCTCTTCAACGGCGGCTATTGTGGAGTGCAACCGGTTGGGCTGGAGCGAGTAAACGCCTGTGCCATGGTCCGCGCTGAAGCAGCAACGACTCTGGGTGAAGTGTTCATGCTGCATCCTGAGCTTTACCGGGACAGCCAGGATTGGATCCCGGTGATGGAGACTGTAACCACATCTCCGCTTTATTTCAGAAAGCCGGCGCCCATCGAGGGGAAAATCATTAACGCCGGAGACGCTGCCGGATTTATTGATCCCTTTGTCGGAGACGGCATGACCTTGGCCCTGCACAGCGGAATTCTGGCGGCCCAGGCTTTAACAGGATTTTTGAAAAAAGAATTTAATTTACGCATGGCAGTTGAAATTTACAGCCATGAGTACAATGCAAGACTGCTTCCCGCATTTCAGCGCGCCCGCTGGTTGCGAAAGATGATCAGCTTGCCGGGCGTGGTGCGTATGCCGCTTGCTCGTCTCATCCAGATGACCGGGACTACCGAGTCTCTGCTTAAAGCTACAAGGATTGCGGTTTGA
- a CDS encoding methyltransferase domain-containing protein translates to MKRTVTPELLDSDAGNTCEVASSLADLQRINRWFGSIRTVTQLIQKVAARTGQKQFSLLDVAGASGDIAAAVRTSLGQKGITVDATLLDRNFSHLNGNFTTVVGDALSLPFADKSFDLVACSTFVHHLEPAEIIQFASEALRVARVAVLINDLRRHGFHLALVYAGFPLFRSRLTRHDGPVSIRRSYTPEELRDMLSKTRAIRTEISKHYLFRMGAIVWAQ, encoded by the coding sequence ATGAAACGCACTGTCACACCCGAACTGCTCGATAGCGATGCCGGAAACACCTGCGAGGTCGCCTCTTCCCTGGCCGACCTGCAGCGAATCAACCGCTGGTTTGGCAGCATTCGCACAGTTACACAATTAATCCAAAAAGTCGCCGCCCGGACGGGGCAGAAGCAATTCTCGCTGCTGGATGTCGCGGGAGCTTCGGGAGACATTGCCGCTGCCGTGCGCACCAGCCTAGGTCAAAAAGGAATTACCGTTGACGCGACTCTGTTAGACAGAAATTTTTCGCATCTCAACGGTAACTTCACAACTGTTGTCGGTGATGCCCTGTCCCTGCCTTTTGCTGATAAAAGCTTTGATCTGGTGGCCTGCTCGACTTTTGTTCATCACCTGGAGCCGGCAGAGATTATCCAGTTCGCAAGTGAAGCGCTGCGGGTCGCGCGGGTGGCTGTGCTCATCAACGACTTGCGCCGTCACGGTTTTCATTTGGCGCTGGTCTATGCCGGGTTTCCTCTTTTTCGCAGCCGGCTCACGCGCCACGACGGACCGGTTTCCATACGGCGCTCGTATACGCCGGAGGAGCTGCGCGATATGTTAAGCAAAACCAGGGCAATCCGCACTGAAATCAGCAAGCATTATCTTTTTCGCATGGGTGCAATCGTTTGGGCGCAATGA
- a CDS encoding ABC transporter ATP-binding protein: MKPYLWRYRWGFFLGAISVLLTNGIWVYFPQIIKHAVDDLNGGVTSHKLVYYSLVLVAIAFSKGIFQFLTRWKLIGISREIEFDLRNDLFRHLEGLSYSYYQRTRTGDIMARATNDLNAVRMLLGPAIMYSANTIVFTAAALVFMWHISPRLTTWAFLPLPLVSVIVQYFGRRIHERFERIQAMFSDISARAQENFSGARVLRAYVQERAEIKAFEAANQEYIRRSLLLVRLMGMLWPTLELLLGLAVVLVLWLGGREVLLGRMTVGDFVAFNTYMVQLTWPIIALGWVLNIFQRGTASMGRINEIFAEKAEITDDLVPQTTGAGPIRGEIEFRNLDFSYNGVPVLKNVNLQIPAGTSLAVVGPTGSGKSTLVNLIPRIYDAAPGAVLLDGRPIREFSLSKLRSSIGFVPQETFLFSDTLRENVALGTENASDDQIRQAAEAANIAGDIEEFPEKYSTMVGERGITLSGGQKQRTAIARAILRDPRILILDDALSSVDTHTEEKILTHLREVMRERTTIFISHRVSTVRNADRIAVLHEGSIVELGTHEELIARNGYYTDLYNKQLLEEELAEV, from the coding sequence TTGAAGCCATATTTATGGAGATACCGCTGGGGCTTTTTCCTCGGTGCGATCTCGGTGTTGTTGACCAACGGCATCTGGGTCTACTTTCCCCAAATCATCAAACATGCCGTGGACGATCTTAACGGCGGCGTTACCAGCCACAAGTTGGTGTATTACTCCCTCGTGCTGGTTGCGATTGCCTTCTCCAAGGGGATTTTTCAATTCTTGACCCGCTGGAAGCTGATTGGTATCTCGCGCGAGATCGAGTTCGATTTGCGCAACGACCTGTTCCGCCACTTGGAAGGACTTTCCTATTCCTACTACCAGCGCACGCGCACCGGCGACATTATGGCGCGCGCGACCAATGATCTGAATGCGGTCCGCATGCTGCTGGGGCCGGCCATTATGTATTCGGCCAATACCATTGTCTTCACCGCTGCTGCCCTGGTTTTCATGTGGCACATCAGCCCAAGATTGACCACCTGGGCCTTCTTGCCGCTTCCCCTGGTCAGCGTGATTGTGCAGTACTTTGGCCGGCGGATCCATGAACGTTTTGAACGCATCCAGGCGATGTTTTCTGACATCTCGGCGCGCGCTCAGGAGAATTTTTCAGGCGCCCGCGTGCTGCGCGCCTATGTGCAGGAAAGGGCCGAGATCAAGGCCTTCGAGGCTGCGAATCAGGAATATATCCGGCGAAGCCTGCTGCTGGTCCGCCTGATGGGAATGCTTTGGCCGACGCTCGAGCTGTTGCTGGGACTGGCCGTCGTCCTGGTCTTATGGCTTGGCGGACGCGAGGTACTCCTGGGTCGCATGACCGTGGGTGATTTCGTGGCCTTCAATACTTACATGGTGCAGCTCACCTGGCCGATTATCGCCCTGGGCTGGGTCTTGAACATTTTTCAGCGCGGCACCGCATCTATGGGACGAATCAATGAAATCTTTGCGGAAAAGGCCGAGATCACCGATGACCTTGTGCCGCAGACCACCGGCGCTGGGCCGATTCGCGGTGAAATTGAGTTTCGCAACCTGGACTTCAGCTACAACGGAGTGCCCGTTCTCAAAAACGTCAACCTGCAGATCCCCGCTGGAACCAGCCTGGCTGTAGTCGGTCCTACCGGTTCGGGAAAATCTACGCTGGTGAATTTGATTCCGCGCATCTACGATGCTGCCCCGGGCGCGGTGCTGCTCGACGGACGTCCTATTCGAGAGTTCTCCCTGAGTAAACTGCGTAGCAGCATCGGGTTCGTACCTCAGGAAACTTTTCTGTTCAGCGACACACTCCGCGAAAACGTTGCCCTGGGTACGGAGAACGCAAGCGATGACCAGATTCGCCAGGCAGCCGAGGCCGCCAATATTGCCGGGGACATTGAAGAATTCCCGGAAAAATATTCCACCATGGTGGGCGAGCGTGGCATTACGCTTTCCGGCGGGCAAAAGCAGCGCACTGCGATTGCGCGCGCCATTCTGCGCGACCCGCGGATTTTGATTCTGGATGACGCTCTCTCCAGCGTTGATACCCACACGGAAGAAAAAATTCTGACTCATCTGCGCGAGGTCATGCGCGAACGGACAACCATATTCATTTCGCATCGCGTCTCCACCGTGCGCAATGCCGACCGGATTGCCGTCTTGCACGAAGGCAGTATCGTCGAACTAGGGACACACGAAGAATTGATTGCACGCAACGGCTATTACACCGATCTGTATAACAAGCAGTTACTGGAAGAAGAGTTGGCCGAGGTTTGA
- a CDS encoding amino acid racemase codes for MPQHIGIVACSAEGAALCYRTICVEGAQLLGAHAHPEVSMHTHSLAEYMKCIYRDDWQGVGELMLSSANKLAKIGADFLICPDSTIHRALAYVEPRSPLPWLHIAEVVAAEAVERGFRRLGLTGTRWLVESEVYPEKLTARGVKYVRPNTTEREEINRIIMDELVYGVFKPEAVAYFQQVIERMKTGQMPDGQKKDEGCDAVVLGCTEIPLIMNDSNSPLPTLDSTRLLARAALRRAVQ; via the coding sequence ATGCCCCAGCACATCGGTATTGTCGCCTGCTCCGCCGAAGGCGCGGCTCTTTGTTATCGGACCATCTGCGTGGAAGGCGCGCAGCTTCTCGGCGCGCACGCTCATCCCGAGGTTTCGATGCACACGCACTCGCTCGCCGAGTACATGAAATGCATCTACCGCGACGACTGGCAGGGCGTAGGCGAACTGATGCTCTCCTCCGCAAATAAGCTCGCGAAAATCGGCGCCGATTTTCTGATCTGCCCCGATAGCACCATCCACCGGGCGCTCGCTTATGTTGAACCGCGGTCGCCGCTTCCCTGGCTGCACATCGCCGAGGTCGTCGCCGCCGAGGCCGTCGAACGCGGGTTCAGACGCCTCGGCCTGACCGGAACTCGCTGGCTCGTCGAAAGCGAGGTCTATCCAGAGAAGCTCACAGCCCGCGGCGTGAAGTATGTGCGCCCGAATACCACAGAACGCGAAGAAATCAATCGCATCATCATGGATGAGTTGGTTTACGGCGTCTTCAAGCCCGAGGCAGTCGCTTATTTTCAGCAGGTCATCGAACGGATGAAAACCGGACAGATGCCAGACGGACAGAAAAAAGACGAGGGCTGCGACGCCGTCGTGCTGGGCTGCACCGAGATCCCGTTGATCATGAATGACTCGAATTCTCCGCTACCGACGCTAGATTCCACACGCTTGCTTGCACGGGCGGCGCTGCGCCGGGCGGTGCAGTAG
- a CDS encoding cysteine desulfurase family protein, whose protein sequence is MQRVYMDNNATSPPLPEVLEAMRPYLGERFGNASSVHHHGQQTRAAVEHARESIARLVNCRAAEIVFTSGGTEADNLGIFGMVRAGDHVVTSAIEHHAVLNSCLRLEKMGSSVTYVPVDGRGLVDPEDVRRALRPNTRLISIMMANNETGVLQPVEAIGRIAAEADIYFHTDAVQAAGKCVIDVQKIGCDLLSLSGHKMHAPQGTGALYIRKGTLIEPLFYGGNHERQRRAGTENVPGIVALGKAAEIAIAAFQNGEVARLEALRNRLQQGILEAVDETGVNGEGAPRVPTTTNIHFDHIEGEALIIALDLKGLAVSTGAACSSGALEPSHVLIAMGLAPERARASVRFSLGKLNSAKDVDFALSLIPPTVARLRELSPVYKKHSAVSSQHSAK, encoded by the coding sequence ATGCAGCGCGTGTACATGGATAACAATGCCACCTCGCCTCCGTTACCTGAGGTACTGGAGGCCATGCGTCCCTATCTGGGCGAGCGCTTCGGAAATGCTTCGTCTGTCCATCACCATGGACAGCAGACCCGCGCAGCGGTAGAGCACGCGCGTGAGAGTATCGCCCGGTTGGTGAATTGCCGTGCGGCTGAAATTGTATTTACCAGCGGCGGAACCGAAGCCGATAACCTCGGAATTTTTGGTATGGTGCGCGCCGGAGATCATGTAGTGACCTCTGCCATTGAGCATCATGCTGTGCTCAACTCCTGCCTTCGTCTGGAGAAGATGGGATCGAGTGTCACCTACGTTCCCGTGGATGGCCGTGGCCTGGTTGATCCTGAGGACGTCAGGCGTGCCCTGCGGCCTAATACCCGGTTGATCTCCATCATGATGGCCAACAACGAAACCGGAGTGCTGCAGCCCGTCGAAGCCATCGGCCGCATTGCCGCTGAGGCCGACATTTACTTTCACACCGATGCCGTGCAGGCAGCAGGAAAGTGCGTCATTGACGTGCAGAAGATCGGCTGCGATCTGCTTTCTCTCTCCGGACACAAGATGCACGCACCCCAGGGCACGGGCGCCCTGTACATCCGCAAGGGAACCCTGATTGAGCCCCTGTTTTACGGCGGCAACCATGAGCGCCAGCGCCGTGCAGGAACAGAGAATGTGCCGGGAATCGTCGCCTTGGGTAAAGCAGCGGAGATCGCCATCGCAGCTTTCCAGAACGGCGAAGTCGCGCGCTTGGAAGCCTTGCGCAACCGGCTGCAGCAGGGAATCCTAGAGGCAGTGGATGAAACCGGCGTGAACGGTGAAGGCGCACCTCGGGTTCCAACCACCACAAATATTCATTTTGACCACATTGAAGGCGAAGCGCTGATTATCGCGCTCGACCTTAAGGGACTGGCGGTTTCAACCGGTGCTGCCTGCTCTTCTGGCGCCCTTGAACCCTCCCATGTTCTGATTGCCATGGGATTGGCCCCCGAGCGCGCCCGCGCCAGCGTGCGCTTCAGCCTGGGCAAGCTCAACAGCGCGAAAGACGTGGATTTCGCGCTCTCCCTTATTCCGCCCACAGTCGCCCGATTGCGGGAGCTCTCGCCGGTTTATAAGAAGCACTCAGCAGTCAGCAGTCAGCACTCAGCCAAGTAA
- a CDS encoding beta-propeller fold lactonase family protein, whose product MSLPYRGLRCLLSVTLAIFSAFSYAQQKSPVRLIISPANPPLSAGNNLSFTIQEAFFEGAAHGAAQRTVTAQWRSDTPSVVSIDPVSGLATAHAAGVATITAASGPAHISTIVHVPAAALTSVSIAPLTPSVPKGLPQQFTATAHYADSSTLDATGVATWSSSDLTKATVDGKGLAKTLQQGTPTIQAQYGGFNPSTVLTIGPPVLVSIAVTPNNPGVALGLSQQFTATGTLTDNSTQDLTSTATWSSTTTSVATINTTGLAQTVAQGSTTIKAVSNAITGSTLLTVLPPALVSITVGGNSSVHLPHPSGFGAIGNYTDGSVQDLTSTATWSSSASGVATINSVGIASTISTGPTTITATGPGNIQGTLGLTVLQALLPRFAYVTAPDAHSLSYFVVDAATGQLRNRGYFSIGGSYFGLVADPLGRFLYVTSSSTILEYVINSDGSLTSAGSLAVSLGGAGYQQPVIDPAGKFLYAAASNAVAAFAINPVTGVLTAVLGSPFPAGTLTASIVIDPTSKFLYAANWTSNNISAYSINPSTGALTSLGLPRATVVQPNITMDPLGRRLYLQGFSCSCIDAFSVDPATGALTRLAGAPFTSINNNRGAPFLIDSAEKFAYIYTNSGLAIFSIDLTSGALTQLNGSPFGSAPEVDFISSSGKFAYSVPVAGGPLAVSNFPSTNGIPSQTSQMLGQSSFNHLFALVEGAQGVSVTPQYVYATNMSDNTVSAFSMNPATGALTAGIAGSPFATGTAPASISVDPSGSFAFVADSGSNKVSAYTISNTGTLAAVTGSPFASGTNPTSLFADISGRLLYVANTGDDTVSGYLINRSTGALSQLSNSPYTALLAPSAIVTDPVGQNAFVSSATPSPSNQLLNYNIDILGSPGPYGELQNNSSGQAPAGTNPQGIATLPSGAAVYVASKGSNSIFAFGISGCVACITQPQPLGSFPAHTQPVAVAVDPKGRFLYAANLGSNDISIYAINPNGTLVPFPGGPKSTGNAPQSLAVDPSGNFLVVADSGTNDISVFSIDQASGALTSVAGSPFAAGTKPVSVVVTGVVQ is encoded by the coding sequence ATGTCCCTGCCCTATCGTGGATTGCGCTGCCTTCTGTCCGTGACGCTGGCGATTTTTTCAGCCTTTAGCTACGCACAACAAAAGAGCCCTGTACGGTTAATCATTTCGCCTGCCAATCCCCCGCTTTCTGCAGGCAATAACTTATCGTTTACCATCCAGGAAGCATTTTTTGAGGGCGCAGCGCACGGTGCAGCTCAACGTACTGTTACTGCACAATGGAGATCAGACACCCCCTCGGTCGTGAGTATTGATCCTGTCAGCGGGCTGGCGACAGCGCACGCGGCCGGTGTAGCGACGATCACCGCTGCTTCCGGACCGGCACACATTTCCACCATAGTGCACGTACCAGCAGCGGCGTTGACCTCAGTTTCTATTGCGCCCTTGACCCCTTCCGTCCCGAAAGGGTTACCCCAGCAATTTACCGCTACTGCCCACTACGCTGACAGCAGCACTCTGGACGCCACCGGTGTTGCCACTTGGAGTTCTTCTGACCTAACGAAGGCAACGGTTGATGGCAAAGGTCTGGCAAAAACTTTGCAGCAAGGCACGCCAACCATTCAGGCGCAATATGGCGGATTCAATCCTTCCACCGTGCTTACCATCGGCCCGCCCGTCCTGGTTTCCATTGCGGTCACGCCCAACAATCCTGGCGTCGCGTTAGGGTTAAGCCAGCAGTTCACTGCAACCGGAACTTTGACTGACAATTCCACGCAGGACCTCACCAGCACCGCTACCTGGTCATCTACGACGACCTCTGTCGCCACCATCAACACAACCGGGCTGGCGCAGACTGTGGCCCAGGGCAGCACCACCATTAAGGCGGTTTCAAATGCGATAACAGGTTCAACCTTGCTGACCGTGTTGCCGCCGGCGCTGGTCTCCATTACGGTTGGTGGCAACTCTTCAGTCCACCTGCCCCATCCGAGCGGGTTCGGTGCTATAGGAAATTACACGGACGGAAGCGTTCAGGATCTGACCTCCACAGCTACGTGGTCATCTTCCGCTTCAGGTGTGGCAACGATCAACAGCGTCGGGATTGCCAGCACCATCTCGACCGGGCCGACCACCATCACAGCCACCGGCCCCGGGAACATTCAAGGAACACTTGGTCTCACGGTGTTGCAGGCTCTGCTGCCGCGTTTTGCCTACGTGACGGCGCCCGATGCGCATTCACTCAGCTACTTCGTGGTAGATGCGGCCACCGGGCAGCTCCGCAACCGCGGATATTTTTCTATCGGGGGAAGTTACTTTGGTTTAGTTGCAGATCCCCTGGGACGCTTTCTCTATGTCACCAGCTCCAGCACCATTCTGGAATACGTCATCAATTCCGACGGCAGCCTGACATCGGCAGGTTCGCTTGCTGTTTCCCTCGGCGGAGCCGGTTATCAACAGCCGGTCATTGACCCTGCGGGTAAATTCCTTTATGCGGCCGCGAGCAATGCCGTTGCTGCATTCGCAATCAATCCAGTCACTGGTGTGCTTACTGCGGTCCTAGGCTCTCCCTTTCCTGCCGGGACGCTTACCGCGTCCATCGTCATAGACCCAACTAGTAAGTTCCTCTACGCTGCGAATTGGACTTCGAACAACATCAGTGCTTATAGCATTAATCCTTCTACCGGCGCCCTCACGTCTTTGGGTCTACCGCGGGCGACCGTGGTCCAGCCAAACATCACGATGGATCCATTGGGACGCCGCCTGTATTTGCAGGGATTCAGTTGTTCCTGCATCGATGCCTTCAGCGTTGATCCCGCAACCGGCGCACTGACAAGACTGGCTGGCGCACCTTTCACTTCGATCAACAACAACCGTGGCGCGCCTTTCCTCATCGATTCGGCAGAGAAATTTGCCTACATCTACACCAACTCAGGTCTGGCCATTTTCTCTATTGATTTGACCTCCGGCGCCCTCACGCAGCTCAATGGCTCGCCATTTGGCAGCGCGCCCGAAGTTGACTTCATCAGCTCCTCGGGAAAATTTGCCTATAGCGTTCCAGTCGCCGGAGGGCCGCTGGCCGTCTCGAATTTTCCTTCGACCAATGGTATTCCCAGCCAGACCAGTCAGATGCTGGGACAAAGCTCCTTCAATCACTTGTTTGCACTGGTGGAAGGCGCACAAGGCGTCAGCGTCACGCCACAGTATGTTTACGCCACAAACATGTCTGACAATACTGTCTCTGCCTTCAGCATGAACCCCGCGACGGGTGCGCTTACTGCGGGAATTGCCGGTTCACCCTTTGCGACCGGCACGGCGCCCGCTTCTATCTCCGTTGATCCGAGCGGCAGCTTTGCTTTTGTTGCCGACAGCGGATCGAACAAGGTTTCCGCTTACACAATCTCCAACACGGGTACACTCGCCGCTGTCACGGGATCGCCATTTGCTTCCGGCACCAATCCCACGAGCCTATTCGCCGACATCAGCGGCCGCTTGCTCTACGTAGCCAATACCGGCGATGACACGGTTTCCGGTTATCTCATCAACCGCTCCACCGGAGCTCTGTCACAACTTTCCAATTCGCCCTACACCGCTCTTCTAGCACCCTCCGCCATTGTCACCGACCCCGTCGGCCAGAATGCGTTCGTCTCTTCTGCTACGCCTTCCCCGTCGAATCAGCTCTTGAACTACAACATCGACATTCTCGGTAGCCCTGGCCCCTACGGAGAGCTGCAAAACAACAGCAGCGGACAGGCGCCGGCAGGCACAAATCCGCAAGGCATCGCGACGCTGCCATCGGGAGCGGCGGTGTATGTCGCAAGCAAAGGCTCGAACAGCATATTCGCCTTCGGGATCTCCGGATGCGTCGCATGTATCACCCAGCCCCAGCCCCTGGGGAGTTTCCCGGCGCACACGCAGCCGGTGGCCGTCGCGGTTGATCCCAAGGGACGCTTCCTCTACGCGGCGAACCTCGGTTCGAATGATATTTCGATCTATGCCATCAATCCCAACGGCACTCTGGTTCCGTTCCCTGGCGGGCCAAAGAGCACCGGCAATGCACCCCAGTCCCTGGCGGTGGATCCATCGGGGAACTTCCTGGTGGTCGCTGATTCCGGAACGAATGATATTTCGGTATTTTCAATTGACCAGGCAAGTGGCGCCTTAACTTCGGTAGCTGGTTCGCCCTTTGCGGCAGGCACTAAGCCGGTATCGGTTGTGGTTACAGGCGTGGTGCAATAA
- a CDS encoding BlaI/MecI/CopY family transcriptional regulator encodes MALPKLTKLELQIMEALWSRGAASIREIQETFPERDRPAYTTVQTTVYRMERKKVLRRVKKISNAHIFEATISRQAAHRRLIDELLGLFGGRTQPVMAHLIESGKLTLNDVQEAEKAVRRLGRKDKSE; translated from the coding sequence ATGGCCTTACCAAAACTGACAAAGTTGGAACTGCAGATTATGGAAGCGCTCTGGAGCCGAGGTGCTGCCTCGATTCGGGAGATTCAGGAGACTTTTCCCGAGCGCGACCGGCCAGCTTATACAACCGTGCAGACCACCGTCTATCGCATGGAACGTAAGAAGGTGCTGCGCCGCGTCAAGAAGATCAGCAACGCGCATATCTTCGAGGCAACCATCTCGCGCCAGGCGGCGCACCGCAGATTGATTGACGAGCTGTTGGGTCTGTTTGGCGGCCGCACACAGCCGGTCATGGCGCACCTGATTGAGTCGGGCAAGCTCACCCTGAACGACGTGCAGGAAGCGGAGAAGGCTGTGCGAAGACTGGGGAGAAAGGACAAATCGGAATGA